From a single Photobacterium gaetbulicola Gung47 genomic region:
- a CDS encoding hypothetical protein (COG0243) yields the protein MKKQQIVDSGINTLLGAQSELQAQLLEKAISGFGDQLAQSITRADGQISQQALGVQQGFLAEAYHTASYNIDAIAKGQPQFRADMDSLSAIDPVTDVQITAPDGSTAKFQMKFYKDAKATAKSFAPERYAENNVAKVAPQEQLSGVKGEAHKQALRNQEIRPEVAKNYRHTADNATDRIAHPDRPNISSKPINRKGQGGTEDLTKQIRKGEKPKYQHAQEAYNTQQWRQYGNAAKYGAIGGAVSSTAAELIKVMRSDKPLTQQECEAIAGRILLGSAKGAGQALLTTAVQHAGKEMVRAGSKGVAQSVGSQLAKGNVAANVALMTVSLGQELFRYSQGEIDGVELAENTLTSATGLAASAGGYALGTFAAGQMGALVPAAVAKFSVAGTTLGAMGPVGLGIAAGIVTSLVVSAYSGHFKQQGQKIAFDEIAAASKLLQGGEISLGTYAGNVAQMSEFKFRWSDILPLSGTFSVFGEYKARKQQLQHLQADISQRRTSLDAQEEQLAYQMLAQYQQQLSEIELQFVEQRQAVHQQAGEQLATLRNQLDSHLETQFALQQASFSRHFDQLGQQSLKQQRLQQQQARLASYTSEINELRLQLQQFRDLEPKLKLSMQQVLAQRVEHALPATTPFDQAEQFMQESLRA from the coding sequence ATGAAAAAACAACAGATTGTCGATAGCGGCATCAACACTTTGCTTGGGGCTCAGTCTGAGTTGCAAGCGCAGCTTCTTGAAAAGGCTATTTCCGGATTTGGTGATCAGCTCGCCCAGTCTATCACCCGCGCCGACGGTCAGATATCCCAACAAGCACTTGGGGTTCAACAAGGCTTTTTGGCCGAGGCATACCATACCGCCTCTTACAACATCGATGCCATCGCCAAAGGTCAGCCGCAGTTTCGGGCGGATATGGACAGCTTATCCGCCATCGATCCGGTGACCGATGTGCAGATCACTGCACCGGATGGCAGCACCGCGAAGTTCCAAATGAAGTTCTACAAGGACGCCAAAGCGACTGCCAAGTCGTTTGCGCCGGAACGTTATGCGGAAAATAACGTTGCTAAAGTTGCGCCCCAAGAGCAATTGAGTGGGGTCAAAGGGGAAGCCCATAAACAAGCGCTGCGTAATCAGGAGATCCGCCCGGAGGTTGCCAAGAACTATCGTCACACTGCCGACAATGCCACCGATCGCATTGCCCATCCGGATCGCCCTAACATCAGCTCTAAGCCTATTAATCGCAAAGGGCAAGGGGGCACCGAAGATCTGACTAAGCAGATCCGCAAAGGTGAAAAGCCCAAATATCAGCACGCGCAAGAGGCCTACAACACCCAACAGTGGCGGCAGTACGGCAACGCCGCCAAGTACGGCGCCATCGGTGGCGCAGTCAGCAGCACCGCCGCCGAGCTGATAAAGGTGATGCGCTCGGACAAACCCTTAACTCAGCAAGAGTGCGAAGCGATTGCTGGGCGGATTTTGCTCGGCAGTGCCAAAGGGGCGGGCCAAGCGCTACTGACCACAGCGGTTCAGCATGCGGGCAAAGAGATGGTCCGCGCTGGCAGCAAAGGGGTTGCGCAAAGCGTTGGCAGTCAGCTGGCAAAAGGCAATGTCGCGGCGAACGTAGCGCTGATGACGGTGTCACTAGGGCAAGAGCTGTTCCGCTACAGCCAAGGGGAGATCGACGGCGTTGAGCTGGCGGAGAACACCCTAACCAGTGCCACCGGGCTAGCGGCATCCGCCGGTGGTTATGCCTTAGGTACTTTTGCCGCTGGCCAGATGGGGGCCTTGGTGCCCGCGGCGGTGGCCAAGTTTTCGGTGGCGGGCACCACCCTTGGCGCCATGGGGCCAGTTGGCCTCGGTATCGCCGCTGGCATCGTTACCTCGTTGGTGGTCAGCGCTTACAGTGGCCACTTCAAACAGCAAGGCCAGAAGATCGCCTTTGATGAGATCGCCGCGGCATCGAAACTGCTGCAGGGCGGTGAAATCTCATTGGGGACTTACGCCGGTAACGTCGCTCAGATGTCGGAGTTTAAGTTCCGCTGGAGCGACATCTTGCCATTGAGCGGTACCTTTTCGGTCTTTGGCGAGTACAAGGCTCGTAAGCAGCAATTGCAGCACCTGCAGGCTGACATCAGCCAGCGCAGGACAAGCTTAGACGCCCAAGAGGAGCAGCTGGCCTATCAAATGTTGGCACAATACCAGCAGCAACTGAGTGAGATAGAGCTGCAGTTTGTTGAGCAGCGTCAAGCGGTGCATCAGCAGGCTGGTGAGCAGCTGGCGACATTGCGAAACCAGCTCGATAGCCATCTTGAAACTCAGTTTGCCCTGCAGCAAGCCAGCTTCAGTCGCCATTTTGATCAGCTTGGCCAGCAAAGCTTAAAGCAGCAGCGACTGCAGCAACAGCAAGCCCGTTTGGCCAGTTACACCTCCGAAATCAATGAGCTGCGCTTGCAGTTGCAGCAGTTCCGCGACTTAGAACCGAAGCTGAAACTGTCGATGCAGCAGGTGTTGGCGCAACGGGTTGAACACGCCTTGCCAGCCACCACACCATTTGATCAAGCCGAGCAGTTTATGCAGGAGTCGCTGCG